TATTGTTGTGCCTATGAATGAGAGGATTACTGCAACCTGTGTTATACCCCTAAATAAGGAATGTGGCGCAAAGGATGGTGATGTGGTAGTAGCAGAGGTTACAAAGTGGCACGAATACGCAGACGCACCTTTGCCTGCAAAGGTTATTTCTGTGCTTGGTGATTATGAAGACCCTGATGTAGAGGCAGAGGTTATTGCAATAAAGCACAACCTTAATTACAGGTTTCCTAAAGATGTCCTTTATGAGGCAAGGAATATCTCACAAGCAGTTGAGGCGCATGATATAAAGGGCAGATACGATTTAAGGGATATGCCGACTGTTACAATAGACGGCGAGACTGCAAAGGATTTTGATGATGCGGTTTCAATAGAAAAGCGGAAGGGCGGTGGTTACAGGCTGTGGGTTTCTATAGCAGATGTAAGCCACTATGTGAAAGAAGGTTCTAATATTGATAAAGAGGCATTTGCAAGGGGAACGAGTGTCTATTTTCCCGGCAGGTGCATACCCATGCTCCCCGAGGAATTGAGCAATGGCATATGCAGTCTTAATGCAAATGTTGACAGGCTTGCATTTACTGCAGAGATGGAATTTGATAATAATGGAATAATTACTGGTTATAAATTTTATGAAAGTGTAATAAAGAGTATTGAGAGGATGACCTATACATCTGTAAAGGGTATCCTTGATGGAGATGATTATTTAAGGAAAAGATATGCCCATCTTGCCTCTGACTTAACTATAATGGAGGAACTTGCCCTTAAACTTAAAAAGGACAGGGCAAAGAATGGCAGCATTGACTTTGACCTTCCTGAACCCCAGTTGATTCTTGATATAGAAGGCAGGGTTGAAGATATTGTCCGATCGGAAAGGAACATCGCCCACCAGATAATTGAAGAGTTTATGCTTCTGGCAAACAGGTGTGTTGCAATGTTTATGGCGGGTTCAAATGTGCCTTTTGTATACAGGGTGCATGAGAGGCCTGATGAGGAAGACATGCTTGATTTCAGGGAATTCATATCAAACTTTGGTTATCATCTGGAATGGAGAGAAAATGCGGCGCCAAAGATGTTTCAAGGTGTATTAAAAAAGGCTGAGGGAAAACCTGAGGAGAAACTGATAAATCATGTGCTGCTCCGCTCAATGAAACAGGCAAGGTATTCAGAGGAGAATATCGGACACTTCGGACTTGCCTTTGATTTTTATACACACTTTACATCTCCAATCAGAAGGTATCCAGACTTGATTGTTCACAGGCTTTTAAAAAGACAGGTTAAGAAGAGATTTTCTGATAAGGAAAAAGAAATGTGGACTTCTGTTTTACCTGACATTGCAGGACATACATCAAAGATGGAAAGGAATGCAATGGAGGCAGAGAGGGAGATTGTTGATTTAAAAAAGACGCAGTTTATGATGGATAAGACAGGCGAGTTGTTTGACGGCATTATATCAGGTGTTACCTCATTTGGTTTCTTCGTTGAATTAAAAGAATATTTTATTGAAGGTCTTGTGCATGTATCAAGCCTTAAGGACGATTATTACATATT
The Deltaproteobacteria bacterium genome window above contains:
- the rnr gene encoding ribonuclease R, with protein sequence MNKETILKFMRQETYRPLSFGELSGVFGVPKKDKQGFKRLVMDLVHEGDIVKIKGGRFGIPNKMNLVTGTLECHPDGFGFVIPDEGGEDVFVRHKLLKGAMHGDKVVVRVEGFKSAAALGKQGKGGKREGRIIRILERVNKNIVGRFERAKGFGIVVPMNERITATCVIPLNKECGAKDGDVVVAEVTKWHEYADAPLPAKVISVLGDYEDPDVEAEVIAIKHNLNYRFPKDVLYEARNISQAVEAHDIKGRYDLRDMPTVTIDGETAKDFDDAVSIEKRKGGGYRLWVSIADVSHYVKEGSNIDKEAFARGTSVYFPGRCIPMLPEELSNGICSLNANVDRLAFTAEMEFDNNGIITGYKFYESVIKSIERMTYTSVKGILDGDDYLRKRYAHLASDLTIMEELALKLKKDRAKNGSIDFDLPEPQLILDIEGRVEDIVRSERNIAHQIIEEFMLLANRCVAMFMAGSNVPFVYRVHERPDEEDMLDFREFISNFGYHLEWRENAAPKMFQGVLKKAEGKPEEKLINHVLLRSMKQARYSEENIGHFGLAFDFYTHFTSPIRRYPDLIVHRLLKRQVKKRFSDKEKEMWTSVLPDIAGHTSKMERNAMEAEREIVDLKKTQFMMDKTGELFDGIISGVTSFGFFVELKEYFIEGLVHVSSLKDDYYIFIEKQHSLVGERTKKRFGVGDDVRVKVCKVDIGKRQIDLAMVNTPFAT